A genomic stretch from Ureibacillus composti includes:
- the ahpF gene encoding alkyl hydroperoxide reductase subunit F: MLLDNQIKEQLKQYLTMLESDLVLKVSAGEDKVSQDMIELVTELQNMSPRISVEHVHLERTPSFSVNKVGEESGVVFAGLPLGHEFTSLVLALLQVSGRAPKVDQSIIDQIKDITGEYHFETYVSLTCHNCPDVVQALNIMSVLNPNISHTMIDGAAYKAEVESKDILAVPAVYLNGESFGNGRMTIEEILAKLGAGANVDELSAKDPYDVLVIGGGPAGSSAAIYAARKGIRTGIVAERFGGQILDTLSIENFISVKETEGPKLAQALEEHVKQYNIDVMNLQRAKRLEKRDLIEVELENGAVLKSKSVIISTGARWRNINVPGEQEFKNKGVAYCPHCDGPLFAGKDVAVIGGGNSGIEAAIDLAGIVNHVTVLEFNSELKADEVLQKRLHSLPNVTVHTNAQTKEITGKDKVNGITYVDRETNEEHHVELAGVFVQIGLVPNTDWLEGTLERNRMGEIIVDKRGGTTIPGVFAAGDCTDSAYNQIIISMGSGATAALGAFDYMIRNTEETASV; this comes from the coding sequence ATGTTATTAGATAATCAAATTAAAGAACAATTAAAACAATACTTAACAATGCTTGAATCTGATCTTGTATTAAAAGTAAGTGCTGGTGAAGATAAAGTATCTCAAGATATGATCGAGCTTGTAACAGAACTTCAAAATATGTCTCCACGCATTTCAGTTGAGCATGTACATTTAGAACGTACACCAAGTTTCAGTGTAAATAAAGTAGGCGAGGAGTCAGGCGTTGTCTTTGCTGGTCTTCCATTAGGGCATGAGTTTACTTCTCTAGTTCTTGCTTTACTTCAAGTAAGTGGACGTGCACCAAAAGTTGACCAATCAATCATTGATCAAATTAAAGACATCACTGGTGAATACCACTTTGAAACATATGTAAGTTTAACTTGTCACAACTGTCCAGATGTTGTACAAGCACTTAACATTATGAGTGTTCTAAATCCTAACATTTCTCACACAATGATTGATGGGGCAGCATATAAAGCAGAAGTAGAAAGCAAAGATATTTTAGCTGTACCTGCTGTGTACCTAAATGGGGAATCATTCGGTAACGGTCGTATGACAATCGAAGAAATCCTAGCTAAATTAGGTGCTGGTGCGAATGTTGATGAACTTTCAGCAAAAGATCCATATGATGTTCTTGTCATCGGTGGCGGTCCAGCGGGTTCAAGTGCAGCGATTTATGCAGCGCGTAAAGGAATTCGTACAGGTATTGTTGCAGAACGTTTTGGTGGTCAAATTTTAGATACACTGTCAATTGAAAACTTTATCAGTGTAAAAGAAACAGAAGGACCAAAATTAGCACAAGCCCTTGAAGAGCATGTAAAACAATACAACATTGATGTCATGAATCTACAACGTGCAAAACGTTTAGAAAAGAGAGACCTAATCGAAGTTGAATTAGAAAATGGTGCAGTTCTTAAAAGTAAATCTGTGATCATTTCAACGGGTGCTCGTTGGCGTAATATTAATGTTCCTGGTGAACAAGAGTTTAAAAACAAAGGTGTTGCTTACTGCCCTCACTGTGATGGCCCGTTATTCGCAGGAAAAGACGTAGCTGTAATCGGTGGAGGAAACTCTGGAATTGAAGCGGCAATTGACCTTGCAGGGATTGTAAACCATGTAACAGTTCTTGAATTTAACTCTGAACTAAAAGCAGATGAAGTATTACAAAAACGTTTACACAGCTTACCAAACGTAACGGTTCATACGAATGCGCAAACAAAAGAAATTACAGGTAAGGACAAAGTAAACGGAATTACTTATGTAGATCGTGAAACGAATGAAGAACACCATGTGGAATTAGCTGGTGTCTTTGTACAAATCGGTCTTGTTCCAAATACAGATTGGTTAGAAGGAACACTTGAGCGAAATCGTATGGGTGAAATCATCGTTGACAAACGTGGTGGCACAACAATTCCAGGTGTATTTGCTGCAGGGGATTGTACAGATAGTGCATACAACCAAATCATTATCTCAATGGGTTCAGGGGCAACTGCAGCTCTAGGTGCCTTTGACTATATGATTCGTAACACAGAAGAGACTGCTAGCGTTTAA
- the ahpC gene encoding alkyl hydroperoxide reductase subunit C, producing the protein MALIGKEIQPFEAKAFHKGEFIDVSSENFKGQWNVVCFYPADFTFVCPTELEDLQNEYATLKELGVEVYSVSTDTHFTHKAWHDTSDTIGKIEYIMIGDPSHTISRSFDVLNEEAGLAERGTFIIDPDGIVQAVEINADGIGRDASTLVNKIKAAQYVRNNPGEVCPAKWKEGAETLKPSLDLVGKI; encoded by the coding sequence ATGGCATTAATCGGTAAAGAAATCCAACCATTTGAGGCGAAAGCTTTCCACAAAGGTGAGTTCATCGACGTATCTTCAGAAAACTTCAAAGGACAATGGAATGTTGTTTGTTTCTACCCAGCAGACTTCACTTTCGTTTGCCCAACTGAATTAGAAGACTTACAAAACGAATACGCTACATTAAAAGAATTAGGTGTAGAAGTTTACTCAGTATCTACTGACACTCACTTCACACATAAAGCATGGCACGATACTTCTGATACAATCGGAAAAATCGAGTATATCATGATTGGTGACCCATCTCACACAATCTCTAGATCATTCGACGTATTAAACGAAGAAGCTGGTTTAGCAGAACGCGGTACATTCATCATCGACCCAGATGGTATTGTACAAGCTGTTGAGATCAATGCAGATGGTATCGGTCGCGACGCTTCGACATTAGTAAACAAAATCAAAGCAGCTCAATATGTACGTAACAATCCAGGTGAAGTTTGCCCAGCGAAATGGAAAGAAGGCGCTGAAACTTTAAAACCAAGCTTAGACTTAGTAGGTAAAATCTAA
- a CDS encoding CoA pyrophosphatase, protein MTLDKNKLKDHLKRNQTLFLGEETAFRSAVLIPLVQINEEWHILFEVRSFKMRSQPGDISFPGGKIDPTDESPLAAALRETSEELGVDPKTIEVVGKLSPYVASPAFVVYPFIGILDYKQVHSYNKHEVEEIFTVPLNWLLNYEPYVHLVAVEPKPSPDFPYHKIMNGDKYQWRTREMEEWFFDYENYTIWGLTAKILKHFIEKLK, encoded by the coding sequence ATGACACTAGATAAAAATAAGCTGAAGGATCATTTAAAACGAAATCAGACGTTATTTTTAGGAGAGGAAACAGCTTTCCGTTCAGCGGTACTAATTCCATTAGTTCAAATAAATGAAGAATGGCACATTTTGTTTGAAGTTCGTTCATTCAAGATGAGAAGTCAACCAGGCGATATAAGTTTTCCAGGCGGTAAAATCGATCCAACCGATGAATCCCCACTGGCCGCTGCTTTACGAGAAACATCGGAAGAGTTAGGTGTTGACCCCAAAACGATTGAAGTGGTGGGCAAATTAAGTCCTTATGTGGCATCTCCTGCTTTTGTTGTTTATCCGTTTATTGGAATACTGGACTACAAACAAGTTCATTCTTATAACAAGCATGAGGTTGAAGAAATATTTACAGTTCCGCTCAATTGGTTGCTGAATTACGAACCATATGTCCACTTGGTAGCCGTTGAACCGAAGCCTTCTCCAGACTTCCCGTATCATAAAATTATGAATGGTGACAAGTATCAATGGAGAACTCGTGAAATGGAAGAATGGTTTTTCGATTACGAGAACTATACAATTTGGGGCTTAACGGCAAAAATTTTAAAGCATTTTATCGAGAAGTTGAAATAG
- a CDS encoding MBL fold metallo-hydrolase → MQSIEKIGERFWYITPISETDRPILGMVVGDHKTLMIDAGNSESHANYFTGELSKKGVPNPDLVVLTHWHWDHIFGLSALSHTVSISHKETKQEMEKLIPYSWSDEALDERVKAGMEIEFCATAIKKEFTEHRDITITLPHVTFENRLEIDLGGVTCVVQHVGGIHASDAVIVYIKEEKILFVGDCMYADIFAEIENYKIHETLQLIEQLEAYDAHTYVLSHHPKPLSKEEFNQEVTMHRTIAKYTELCNGEKDKIIEEYQKHVGREVTEIEHENIVFYANGF, encoded by the coding sequence ATGCAATCAATAGAGAAAATTGGTGAGCGGTTTTGGTATATTACGCCGATTTCGGAGACGGATCGACCGATACTTGGGATGGTTGTGGGGGACCACAAGACATTAATGATAGATGCGGGCAACTCGGAAAGCCATGCGAACTATTTCACAGGGGAACTTTCAAAAAAGGGAGTTCCGAATCCAGATTTGGTAGTCCTGACTCATTGGCATTGGGATCATATTTTTGGGCTTTCGGCTTTATCCCATACGGTTTCTATCTCACATAAAGAAACGAAACAGGAAATGGAAAAACTCATTCCTTACTCTTGGTCGGACGAAGCACTGGATGAAAGAGTGAAAGCAGGAATGGAAATTGAATTTTGTGCCACGGCCATTAAAAAAGAATTCACAGAACACCGTGATATTACAATCACTTTGCCTCATGTAACCTTTGAGAACCGATTGGAAATTGACCTTGGGGGAGTGACTTGTGTCGTTCAGCATGTGGGAGGGATTCACGCTTCGGACGCTGTTATTGTGTATATAAAAGAAGAAAAAATTCTATTTGTCGGTGACTGTATGTATGCTGATATTTTTGCTGAAATAGAAAATTATAAGATTCATGAAACCCTTCAGCTTATAGAGCAATTAGAAGCATATGATGCACATACATATGTCCTTTCGCATCATCCGAAGCCACTGTCAAAAGAGGAATTCAATCAGGAAGTAACGATGCATCGAACCATTGCAAAATACACAGAGCTTTGTAACGGAGAGAAAGATAAAATAATCGAGGAATATCAGAAGCACGTAGGAAGAGAAGTAACTGAAATTGAACATGAAAATATCGTATTCTACGCAAATGGTTTTTAA
- a CDS encoding class I SAM-dependent methyltransferase, which translates to MAIKKTAEEQLVINYMNKLGLKAFKNNRQFWDHLKRKHAKEIVQQLEQTLKDQAEGKVSDEAVFELKNSSLSLSLDMSNISADLYKKYFDWFANRKGSSPKKILNVGCDNGIVTCFLAVLYPGAEVVGVDGRSTAIECANELSSQLALSNVSFKQIQLNELSNHFDENSFDLIVSLDSLQEVMNLKELPRYWSTGEMLEMDFTNERNATLMSLSSILKKNSSSELITCEKLAFMGAVALWTKMLTLSGFQMKWDEAEYIHFHEVGEQQKMPIFIASSQNNLELLQKVYEFESKDKVLTCFDGKVLKEAEAEIVLQQTPNKDLQKGIQINFSNDSGIMRIECWQTADFIFLYQYSNIGYRELKVFDHTSITKVVDELEQLIEKWSPYGEMNTYDRVEERDQLNNA; encoded by the coding sequence ATGGCAATAAAAAAAACAGCAGAAGAACAACTAGTCATCAACTACATGAATAAATTAGGGTTAAAAGCCTTTAAAAATAACCGACAATTTTGGGATCACCTTAAGCGAAAACATGCAAAAGAAATTGTTCAGCAATTAGAGCAAACGTTAAAAGATCAAGCTGAAGGAAAAGTATCGGACGAAGCGGTATTTGAATTGAAAAATTCATCGTTAAGTTTAAGTTTAGATATGAGTAATATATCAGCTGATTTGTACAAAAAGTATTTTGATTGGTTTGCAAACCGCAAAGGGTCTTCGCCAAAGAAAATACTTAATGTAGGTTGTGATAATGGAATCGTCACGTGTTTCTTAGCAGTCCTCTATCCTGGAGCTGAGGTCGTTGGAGTGGATGGCCGTTCAACAGCAATTGAATGTGCGAACGAGTTATCTTCACAATTAGCTTTATCTAATGTTTCATTTAAACAAATTCAATTAAATGAGCTATCTAATCATTTTGATGAAAACTCATTTGACCTAATTGTTTCGTTAGATTCGTTACAAGAAGTGATGAATTTAAAAGAATTACCAAGATATTGGTCAACGGGTGAAATGTTAGAGATGGATTTCACGAACGAAAGAAATGCTACATTAATGTCGTTAAGTTCCATTTTGAAGAAGAATTCATCAAGTGAATTAATTACATGTGAAAAACTTGCCTTTATGGGAGCCGTGGCTTTGTGGACGAAGATGCTCACATTAAGTGGATTCCAAATGAAATGGGACGAAGCAGAATACATTCATTTCCATGAAGTAGGGGAACAACAAAAAATGCCGATCTTCATTGCAAGTTCACAGAATAACTTGGAGCTGTTACAAAAAGTATATGAATTCGAATCGAAAGACAAGGTTCTTACGTGTTTCGATGGCAAAGTATTGAAAGAGGCAGAAGCAGAAATTGTATTACAGCAAACGCCGAATAAAGACTTACAAAAAGGTATTCAAATTAACTTCTCAAATGATTCCGGTATTATGAGAATTGAATGTTGGCAAACGGCTGACTTTATTTTCCTTTACCAATACTCCAATATTGGATATCGTGAGTTGAAAGTCTTCGATCACACTTCAATTACTAAAGTTGTAGATGAATTAGAGCAGCTTATTGAAAAATGGTCTCCTTATGGGGAAATGAATACTTATGATCGTGTGGAAGAACGAGATCAATTAAATAATGCATAG
- a CDS encoding nucleoside hydrolase, giving the protein MTKLPIIIDTDPGIDDAMMLTLAFANNDALDVRLVTTCSGNISQNKTNYNARAFLSYIGADVEIARGLEKPIFRELEVAEDIHGESGFGNVQFPEPSLPVSERQAVTAMLETIMMSDEKITIVATGPLTNVAALLLAHPEVKPKIERISWMGGAAVGGNMSPTAEFNAYVDPHAVEIVFGSGVPIVMSGLDVTHKAFVTPDEAKDILNIGTEFAEKAYHLVTYYLDVMKKTPFHEENYDQVLHFHDVCAVMYLLKPDIFKGQDCYVEVALEGTTAGTTVVDYTNRTGKTANVHVLHSVNRLAFVEEFMKAVKIISDRLK; this is encoded by the coding sequence ATGACAAAACTACCAATTATTATTGATACGGATCCGGGGATTGATGACGCAATGATGCTTACCTTAGCATTTGCAAATAACGATGCGTTAGATGTGCGCCTCGTCACTACTTGTTCCGGCAATATTTCGCAAAATAAAACAAACTATAACGCACGTGCCTTCTTAAGTTATATTGGAGCGGATGTAGAAATTGCACGTGGCTTAGAAAAACCTATTTTTCGTGAGCTTGAAGTAGCAGAAGATATCCATGGGGAAAGCGGGTTTGGGAATGTTCAGTTTCCCGAGCCTTCGTTACCTGTAAGTGAGCGACAAGCTGTAACCGCAATGTTGGAAACAATTATGATGAGCGATGAGAAAATAACGATTGTCGCAACAGGTCCGTTAACAAATGTGGCGGCGTTACTACTTGCACATCCTGAAGTAAAACCTAAAATTGAGCGGATTTCGTGGATGGGTGGCGCGGCAGTAGGGGGCAATATGTCACCAACAGCGGAGTTCAATGCGTATGTGGATCCTCACGCGGTTGAAATTGTGTTCGGGTCAGGTGTCCCTATTGTCATGAGTGGTTTAGATGTGACCCATAAAGCATTTGTAACGCCAGATGAAGCAAAAGATATATTAAATATCGGAACAGAATTTGCAGAAAAGGCATACCACCTCGTCACTTATTACCTCGATGTGATGAAGAAAACGCCATTCCATGAAGAAAATTACGATCAAGTGTTACATTTTCACGATGTATGCGCGGTTATGTATTTATTGAAACCGGATATTTTTAAAGGACAGGATTGTTATGTGGAAGTCGCTCTTGAAGGGACAACTGCAGGTACAACGGTCGTTGATTATACGAATCGTACAGGTAAAACAGCTAACGTACATGTTTTGCATTCAGTTAATCGATTGGCATTTGTCGAGGAATTTATGAAGGCAGTCAAGATTATTTCGGACCGCCTTAAGTAA
- a CDS encoding isochorismatase family cysteine hydrolase: MGKESLIIVDMSNDFVADEGSLTAGKPAQEIVPYIIEKANEFLANDQVVVVAMDAHQENDEHFELWPAHNITGTKGQELYGDLFDWYKEHETNPNVLMQPKTNYNAFFNTGLAGNLKSRNVEKVHVVGVCTDICNYLTIAGADAEGFKTAIHKRGSATFTDLGETFIQHMKTCFFTDIIE, encoded by the coding sequence ATGGGGAAAGAATCGTTGATTATTGTGGATATGAGTAATGATTTTGTGGCAGACGAAGGTAGTTTAACAGCAGGTAAACCGGCACAAGAAATTGTTCCATATATAATAGAAAAAGCAAATGAATTTCTTGCGAATGATCAAGTGGTCGTTGTGGCAATGGACGCACATCAAGAAAATGATGAACACTTTGAATTATGGCCAGCTCATAATATCACTGGGACAAAAGGGCAAGAGCTTTATGGTGATTTATTTGATTGGTATAAAGAGCATGAAACTAATCCTAATGTCTTAATGCAACCTAAAACAAACTACAATGCATTCTTTAACACAGGTCTCGCTGGAAATTTGAAGTCACGCAACGTAGAAAAGGTTCATGTTGTTGGGGTTTGTACAGATATTTGTAACTACCTTACGATTGCTGGGGCAGATGCAGAAGGATTTAAAACAGCCATCCATAAAAGAGGCTCAGCAACGTTTACAGACTTAGGTGAAACATTTATTCAACACATGAAAACATGTTTCTTTACGGATATAATAGAGTAA
- a CDS encoding DUF779 domain-containing protein, whose translation MVTIKGQWASSKMEKVIATEAATKLIQQLQAQHGELIFVHSEGCCDGTSPICMTKGDFYLGSRDEQIGDVVGVPYYMHTSNFAYWQHLQIVIDVTDGMGNSFSLESSENKSFIIRANQLNHQ comes from the coding sequence TTGGTTACAATAAAGGGTCAATGGGCTTCTTCTAAGATGGAAAAAGTCATTGCGACAGAAGCAGCTACAAAACTGATTCAACAGTTGCAAGCGCAGCACGGAGAACTCATTTTCGTTCATTCTGAAGGCTGTTGTGATGGAACGTCACCGATCTGTATGACAAAAGGTGACTTCTATCTTGGCAGCCGGGATGAACAAATTGGTGACGTTGTAGGTGTGCCCTATTACATGCACACATCAAACTTTGCTTACTGGCAGCATCTACAAATTGTCATCGATGTAACGGATGGGATGGGAAATTCTTTTTCGCTCGAAAGTTCGGAAAACAAATCCTTCATCATCCGTGCTAACCAACTAAATCATCAATAA
- a CDS encoding SMP-30/gluconolactonase/LRE family protein, which translates to MKKGALLGTLILVFTLIAATFTGAKALYETKSVPTGDRHNISEIISPSSKWEKIISGGNGRFMEGINFDQKGNIWLVSPMTSEILTIKNDKVVKVLQDQKNLMPIGAKFHRDGRLFITDGKGVLYSYNPKTGKRETIINSYDGKPLNGLNDLVFDKNGGLYFTEPMGSSATNPTGRVFYLAPGAKEAKLFSENIAYPNGIAISADGNRVYISEFNKNQILSVPSATAPASPEAAFVFGRFEGGIGPDGLTVDAEGNLYVAHFQAGEIVVLDKDGFKYGTIRLPKDAGTFVTNLTFRDGYLYVTESSKNEIWRIKVQKKGLQPYWLQ; encoded by the coding sequence ATGAAAAAAGGTGCATTACTAGGGACATTGATTCTTGTTTTCACCCTGATCGCAGCAACATTCACGGGTGCAAAGGCATTATATGAAACAAAGTCAGTACCGACTGGAGATCGGCATAATATTTCAGAAATTATAAGCCCAAGTAGTAAATGGGAAAAGATTATTTCAGGCGGTAACGGTCGTTTTATGGAAGGGATTAACTTCGACCAAAAAGGGAATATCTGGTTAGTTAGCCCGATGACAAGTGAAATTCTTACGATTAAAAACGATAAAGTGGTGAAAGTTTTACAAGATCAAAAGAATCTTATGCCAATCGGGGCTAAGTTCCACAGAGATGGTCGCTTGTTTATTACAGATGGGAAAGGCGTTCTTTATTCTTACAATCCTAAAACTGGGAAGCGTGAAACCATCATTAACTCGTATGATGGCAAACCTTTAAATGGATTAAATGACCTTGTATTCGATAAAAACGGTGGTCTTTATTTCACTGAACCAATGGGATCTAGTGCAACGAATCCAACTGGCCGTGTCTTCTATTTAGCTCCTGGTGCGAAGGAAGCAAAACTTTTCTCTGAAAACATCGCGTATCCAAATGGAATTGCTATTTCTGCTGATGGTAACCGCGTCTATATTTCAGAGTTTAACAAAAATCAAATCCTCTCTGTTCCTTCTGCAACTGCTCCAGCTTCACCTGAAGCAGCGTTTGTTTTCGGCCGTTTTGAAGGTGGAATCGGACCAGATGGATTAACAGTCGATGCTGAAGGAAACCTGTATGTAGCCCATTTCCAAGCGGGTGAAATTGTCGTCCTTGATAAAGATGGATTTAAATATGGGACAATCCGCCTTCCAAAAGATGCAGGCACATTCGTTACAAACTTAACCTTCCGAGATGGCTACCTTTATGTAACCGAGTCCTCTAAAAATGAGATTTGGCGCATTAAAGTGCAAAAGAAAGGTTTACAGCCATACTGGTTACAATAA
- a CDS encoding peptidylprolyl isomerase: MVSYNKVFSFVFSLMAIVFVLTGCGTSSESGQSDGNTAKESNEKTDYSSAVKENPIVTITMSNEEKIVIELEPSTAPNTVANFISLVEDGFYDGLIFHRVIPDFMIQGGDPSGNGTGDPGYSIEGEFSSNGFENNLKHERGVISMARSSNPNSAGSQFFIMVEAAPHLDGEYAAFGKVIEGMETVDAIVAVERDAADKPLEEQKMQKVEVDTKGFDYPDPVVQK, from the coding sequence ATGGTCTCATATAATAAAGTATTTTCTTTTGTTTTTAGTCTAATGGCGATAGTTTTCGTTTTGACTGGTTGCGGAACATCATCAGAAAGTGGGCAATCAGATGGCAATACGGCAAAAGAATCGAATGAAAAAACGGATTACTCATCTGCAGTGAAGGAAAACCCAATTGTGACGATTACGATGAGCAATGAAGAAAAAATCGTTATTGAATTGGAGCCTTCTACAGCGCCTAATACGGTAGCAAATTTTATTTCCTTAGTGGAAGATGGTTTTTATGATGGGCTTATATTTCATCGAGTCATCCCTGATTTTATGATTCAAGGGGGAGATCCTTCAGGAAATGGTACAGGGGACCCTGGCTATTCAATAGAAGGTGAATTTTCGTCAAATGGGTTTGAAAATAATTTAAAACATGAACGTGGTGTGATTTCAATGGCGCGGTCAAGTAATCCAAATTCAGCGGGATCGCAATTTTTTATTATGGTTGAGGCGGCACCACATCTTGACGGAGAGTATGCTGCCTTTGGGAAAGTCATCGAAGGAATGGAAACAGTAGATGCGATTGTTGCTGTAGAGCGAGATGCTGCAGACAAGCCTTTAGAAGAACAGAAAATGCAAAAGGTGGAAGTGGATACGAAGGGCTTTGATTATCCAGATCCAGTGGTGCAAAAGTAG
- a CDS encoding aldehyde dehydrogenase family protein codes for MIYANPNTEGSLVQFKEQYENFIGGEWVAPVKGQYLDVISPVTGKVFTTVPRSSAEDVELALDAAHAAKDAWGKTTVAYRSQILNKIADRIEDNLELIAVAETWDNGKAVRETLNADIPLVVDHFRYFAGVIRAQEGGISEIDGDTVAYHFNEPLGVVGQIIPWNFPLLMAAWKIAPALAAGNCIVLKPAEQTPASIAVLMELIQDILPKGVLNIVQGTGLEVGKPLATNPRIAKIAFTGSTAVGRSIMQYATENIIPVTLELGGKSPNIFFPDVMDADDEYLDKAIEGFVLFALNSGEICTCPSRALVHESIYDKFMEKVLARVEAIKIGNPLDTETMMGAQASKQQLDKILSYIEIGKEEGAECLIGGYQNKLEGDQAEGYYVAPTVFKGTNNMRIFQEEIFGPVLAVTTFKDFDEAIEIANDTLYGLGAGVWSRNGEIAYRAGRAIQAGRVWTNTYHQYPAHAAFGGYKQSGIGRENHLMMLNHYQQTKCILVGYNKGSMGFF; via the coding sequence ATGATTTATGCAAATCCAAATACAGAAGGTTCATTAGTACAATTTAAAGAACAATATGAAAACTTTATTGGTGGCGAATGGGTTGCTCCAGTTAAAGGTCAATATTTAGATGTCATTTCTCCAGTAACAGGTAAAGTATTTACAACTGTTCCTCGTTCTTCAGCAGAAGATGTTGAATTAGCACTTGATGCAGCACATGCAGCTAAAGATGCTTGGGGTAAAACAACAGTTGCTTATCGTTCACAAATTTTAAACAAAATCGCAGATCGCATCGAAGATAACTTAGAATTGATTGCTGTTGCAGAAACTTGGGACAACGGTAAAGCAGTTCGTGAAACATTAAATGCAGATATTCCTCTAGTAGTTGACCACTTCCGTTACTTTGCAGGCGTAATTCGCGCACAAGAAGGCGGCATTAGTGAAATCGATGGGGATACAGTAGCTTATCACTTCAACGAGCCATTAGGTGTAGTTGGACAAATTATTCCTTGGAACTTCCCATTACTTATGGCTGCATGGAAAATCGCTCCAGCATTAGCTGCAGGTAACTGTATCGTCTTAAAACCAGCTGAGCAAACTCCTGCGTCAATCGCTGTATTAATGGAATTAATCCAAGATATCTTACCAAAAGGTGTACTAAACATCGTTCAAGGTACTGGTTTAGAAGTAGGTAAACCACTTGCTACGAACCCACGTATTGCGAAAATTGCGTTCACTGGTTCAACTGCAGTAGGTCGCTCAATTATGCAATATGCAACTGAAAACATTATTCCTGTAACATTAGAACTTGGTGGTAAATCACCAAACATCTTCTTCCCAGACGTAATGGATGCAGATGATGAGTATTTAGATAAAGCTATTGAAGGCTTCGTATTATTCGCACTTAACTCAGGTGAAATTTGTACATGTCCTTCACGTGCATTAGTACATGAATCAATTTACGATAAATTCATGGAAAAAGTATTAGCACGCGTAGAAGCTATTAAAATCGGTAACCCATTAGACACTGAAACAATGATGGGTGCTCAAGCTTCTAAACAACAATTAGATAAAATCCTTTCTTATATCGAAATCGGTAAAGAAGAAGGCGCAGAATGCTTAATCGGTGGTTACCAAAACAAATTAGAAGGTGACCAAGCTGAAGGTTACTATGTTGCTCCAACTGTGTTCAAAGGAACTAACAACATGCGTATCTTCCAAGAAGAAATCTTTGGTCCAGTACTTGCTGTGACAACATTCAAAGACTTCGACGAAGCAATCGAAATTGCGAACGATACATTATACGGCTTAGGTGCTGGTGTATGGTCTCGTAATGGCGAAATCGCTTACCGCGCAGGTCGTGCAATCCAAGCTGGTCGTGTTTGGACAAACACTTACCACCAATACCCTGCACATGCTGCATTCGGTGGTTACAAACAATCAGGTATCGGTCGTGAAAACCACTTAATGATGCTTAACCACTACCAACAAACAAAATGTATTTTAGTTGGTTACAATAAAGGGTCAATGGGCTTCTTCTAA
- a CDS encoding NUDIX hydrolase, producing the protein MTEQMEYFQYLRQYVGTKPLILPGSVVIIGRGENEVLLQKRPEGRWGLPGGLMNIGESFEEVATREVFEEIGLTPQNLQLLHVFSGKEYYTKAPNGDEFYSVTAVFFTKDVEGSLQFDESETVDVCYFNCDELPERMVGSHRKFINLFADRLK; encoded by the coding sequence ATGACAGAACAAATGGAGTATTTTCAATATTTGCGGCAATATGTGGGGACAAAACCTTTAATTTTACCAGGTTCTGTTGTGATCATTGGAAGAGGGGAGAACGAGGTACTTCTGCAGAAACGACCTGAAGGAAGATGGGGATTGCCAGGCGGTTTAATGAATATTGGTGAAAGTTTCGAAGAGGTAGCAACACGAGAAGTATTCGAAGAAATCGGACTAACGCCCCAAAACTTACAATTGCTTCATGTGTTTTCGGGAAAAGAGTATTATACAAAAGCTCCGAATGGCGATGAATTTTATAGTGTGACGGCAGTTTTCTTCACGAAGGACGTAGAGGGTTCACTTCAATTCGATGAATCAGAAACAGTAGATGTGTGCTATTTTAATTGTGATGAACTTCCGGAGCGAATGGTGGGTAGTCATCGAAAGTTTATAAATCTATTTGCTGACAGGTTGAAATAG